A region of Drosophila suzukii chromosome 2L, CBGP_Dsuzu_IsoJpt1.0, whole genome shotgun sequence DNA encodes the following proteins:
- the LOC108021592 gene encoding LOW QUALITY PROTEIN: uncharacterized protein (The sequence of the model RefSeq protein was modified relative to this genomic sequence to represent the inferred CDS: inserted 2 bases in 1 codon), protein MKVYDQVIFTDELLHHRSVGSQIKETRRTWEERCSWFPAAQRNLYAKCSEIYEECLEKYGNDHFEFYAQRNRLREEHRVNTNSYKDREKRKSQXDHLKGYRASPTSNGVYGSVPPMQLFYCF, encoded by the exons ATGAAGGTATATGACCAGGTGATATTTACGGATGAACTCTTGCACCACCGATCTGTGGgcagccaaatcaaggagaCACGGCGCACCTGGGAGGAGCGGTGTTCTTGGTTTCCGGCTGCCCAGAGGAATCTGTATGCAAAGTGTTCCGAGATTTACGAGGAGTGTCTGGAGAAGTATGGCAACGATCACTTCGAGTTCTATGCGCAAAGAAATCGCCTGAGGGAAGAGCACAGGGTCAATACAAATTCATATAAAGATCGGGAAAAACGAAAATCGCA AGATCATTTAAAGGGCTACAGGGCATCCCCCACTTCAAATGGAGTATATGGGAGTGTCCCGCCAATGCAACTGTTCTACTGCTTTTAG
- the LOC108021591 gene encoding uncharacterized protein, producing MKIYEEVIFTDQLLHHRTVGSQIEETRRTWEQRCSWFPAAQREYYERYAQIYKECLSTYGNDHFEYYAKRNRLREDFRLETNSYKESKTRDSEISMDHVAFYKATPTSNAEYGSVRPMHLFKAY from the coding sequence atgaaGATTTACGAGGAGGTGATATTCACGGATCAACTTCTGCACCACCGAACTGTGGGCAGCCAGATCGAGGAGACTCGTCGAACTTGGGAACAGAGGTGCTCTTGGTTTCCAGCGGCCCAAAGGGAATATTACGAGCGCTATGCCCAGATTTACAAGGAGTGTTTGAGTACGTACGGCAACGATCACTTCGAGTACTATGCGAAAAGGAATCGCCTGAGGGAAGACTTTAGGCTTGAGACCAATTCATACAAAGAGAGTAAGACACGGGACTCCGAAATATCCATGGATCATGTAGCCTTTTACAAAGCGACCCCCACTTCCAATGCAGAATATGGTAGTGTTCGGCCAATGCACCTCTTCAAGGCATATTAG